One window of the Salvia miltiorrhiza cultivar Shanhuang (shh) chromosome 6, IMPLAD_Smil_shh, whole genome shotgun sequence genome contains the following:
- the LOC130991033 gene encoding protein FAR1-RELATED SEQUENCE 5-like: MTTLYCLVILWLGPMNIDLNLPFGNDGIEDSVSGSKGPSSIFNNGDGYDDGDEDCNRSNNFDNGEECDPEIGDCSVQVSRKLVEGLLNVGCYVDTLDEVHVLYREYGRLTGFSVRKGRQCYFFNSTCVRAKIYYCSCEGFPDNKCSIGRVPVCKRQSYRCNCKAKLRVCRDDIESPWKVTIFYNEHNHELLDPSESYLLRSARNMSQSKKTLLIALTSSGIGVSRAYRFMEIEAGCRANVGFLRKDAYNELNRERRRMSKVPNADVNRLLEYFTDKGLSDPSFYWKVKVDDDGRLKNLYFRDTRCLVDYQHFGDVISVDATYKTNKYDLVCVPIIGINHHRSNVLFAMAFLSNEKTESYEWLFVTFLESMHRKEPIIIFSDQGQALMNGLDNTFRQAFHRLCQWHINKNAGKQFGKLNHNREFKSLWYRCMNGCENEIEFDASWNRMMDEFNLLQN; this comes from the exons ATGACAACATTATATTGTTTGGTGATTTTGTGG TTGGGGCCGATGAACATAGATTTGAATCTTCCTTTTGGAAATGATGGCATTGAAGATAGTGTTAGTGGGAGTAAGGGTCCATCGTCAATTTTTAACAATGGTGATGGAT ATGACGATGGTGATGAAGATTGTAATCGTTCCAATAATTTTGACAATGGCGAAGAATGTGATCCGGAAATAGGTGATTGTTCGGTACAAGTTTCAAGAAAGCTAGTAGAGGGTTTGCTAAATGTTGGATGTTATGTTGACACCTTGGACGAGGTGCATGTCTTGTATCGTGAATACGGACGATTGACTGGATTCTCTGTTAGAAAAGGGAGGCAGTGTTATTTCTTCAACAGCACGTGTGTTCGGGCGAAGATATATTATTGTTCATGTGAGGGCTTTCCTGATAATAAGTGCTCGATCGGTAGAGTGCCTGTATGCAAGCGACAGTCGTATAGGTGCAACTGCAAGGCCAAGCTACGTGTTTGTCGAGATGATATTGAATCACCATGGAAAGTGACTATTTTTTACAATGAGCACAACCACGAGTTGCTTGATCCTAGTGAGAGTTACTTGCTTCGTTCTGCCCGCAATATGTCTCAGTCGAAGAAAACTTTACTTATAGCTTTGACATCTAGCGGAATTGGTGTGAGTCGTGCTTATCGATTTATGGAGATTGAAGCAGGTTGTCGTGCAAATGTTGGATTTTTACGCAAGGACGCGTATAATGAGTTGAACCGTGAGCGTAGGAGAATGTCCAAAGTTCCGAATGCAGATGTGAATAGGTTGCTCGAGTATTTCACGGACAAAGGATTGAGCGATCCTTCCTTTTATTGGAAGGTGAAGGTCGATGATGATGGAAGGCTGAAAAATTTGTATTTTCGTGATACACGTTGCCTTGTAGACTATCAACATTTCGGTGATGTTATTTCGGTCGACGCCACTTACAAGACTAACAAGTACGACTTGGTGTGTGTTCCTATTATCGGGATTAACCATCATCGTAGCAATGTTTTGTTTGCTATGGCTTTCTTGTCGAATGAGAAGACGGAATCATATGAATGGTTGTTTGTAACGTTTCTTGAATCCATGCATCGTAAGGAGCCGATAATCATTTTCTCCGACCAAGGCCAAGCGTTAATGAATGGGCTCGACAACACGTTTCGCCAAGCATTTCACAGGTTGTGTCAGTggcatattaataaaaatgctGGGAAGCAGTTTGGTAAGTTGAACCATAATAGAGAATTTAAGAGTTTGTGGTACCGTTGTATGAATGGTTGTGAAAACGAGATAGAGTTTGACGCTAGCTGGAATCGTATGATGGATGAGTTCAACTTATTGCAAAATTGA
- the LOC130991034 gene encoding E3 ubiquitin-protein ligase CCNB1IP1 homolog: MEMEWKFNTARNPILQNHEKLKQKLEEAVGAYQKISERCGILELENEKLSKEILQLQEKFSELSRQKRKLDEMNNQTIKEIESLYRSAIKRANLSFAHWSALTADTPGPSSHPSFGAGVGSRANSLMSLKDHILSPSYNASRARHNNSNRPFDMSGGSPAKRSAVPTRAESGKGVPSSHPSFGGVWITPSKSFKKESFTHTAAPTLPWLRARVHVSPLTGKSSRKSINC, encoded by the exons ATGGAGATGGAATGGAAGTTCAATACAGCACGGAATCCGATTCTGCAAAACCATGAGAAACTTAAACAGAAATTGGAGGAGGCAGTTGGTGCGTACCAGAAAATTAGTGAGAGGTGCGGGATACTTGAGTTGGAGAATGAGAAGCTTTCCAAGGAAATACTGCAACTGCAAGAAAAGTTTTCAGAATTAAGCAG GCAGAAAAGGAAACTCGATGAAATGAACAATCAAACAATAAAGGAAATTGAGTCATTGTATCGCTCAGCAATTAAGCGAGCAAACTTATCTTTTGCACATTGGTCAGCTCTCACTGCTGACACTCCAGGGCCAAGTTCTCACCCTTCTTTTGGCGCTGGAGTTGGATCACGAGCAAATTCTTTAATGAGTCTAAAGGATCACATCCTTAGTCCAAGCTATAACGCGTCGCGGGCAAGACACAACAATTCCAACAGACCTTTTGACATGTCTGGTGGCTCACCTGCAAAAAGGTCAGCTGTACCTACGCGCGCTGAAAGTGGTAAAGGAGTGCCAAGTTCTCACCCTTCTTTCGGCGGGGTTTGGATCACGCCCAGCAAATCCTTCAAGAAGGAATCATTCACCCATACAGCAGCCCCAACTCTCCCGTGGTTGAGGGCAAGAGTTCACGTAAGTCCATTAACTGGCAAGAGTTCACGTAAGTCCATTAACTGCTAA
- the LOC130991035 gene encoding protein FAR1-RELATED SEQUENCE 5-like, which produces MRIEKLLQDMDVQVECHCGDSSYLQLGPMNIDLNLPFGNDGIEDSVSGSKGPSSIFNNGDGYDDGDEDCNRSNNFDNGEECDPEIGDCSVQVSRKLVEGLLNVGCYVDTLDEVHVLYREYGRLTGFSVRKGRQCYFFNSTCVRAKIYYCSCEGFPDNKCSIGRVPVCKRQSYRCNCKAKLRVCRDDIESPWKVTIFYNEHNHELLDPSESYLLRSARNMSQSKKTLLIALTSSGIGVSRAYRFMEIEAGCRANVGFLRKDAYNELNRERRRMSKVPNADVNRLLEYFTDKGLSDPSFYWKVKVDDDGRLKNLYFRDTRCLVDYQHFGDVISVDATYKTNKYDLVCVPIIGINHHRSNVLFAMAFLSNEKTESYEWLFVTFLESMHRKEPIIIFSDQGQALMNGLDNTFRQAFHRLCQWHINKNAGKQFGKLNHNREFKSLWYRCMNGCENEIEFDASWNRMMDEFNLLQN; this is translated from the exons ATGAGAATCGAGAAACTGCTGCAGGACATGGATGTGCAAGTAGAATGTCATTGTGGCG ATTCGTCGTATTTGCAGTTGGGGCCGATGAACATAGATTTGAATCTTCCTTTTGGAAATGATGGCATTGAAGATAGTGTTAGTGGGAGTAAGGGTCCATCGTCAATTTTTAACAATGGTGATGGAT ATGACGATGGTGATGAAGATTGTAATCGTTCCAATAATTTTGACAATGGCGAAGAATGTGATCCGGAAATAGGTGATTGTTCGGTACAAGTTTCAAGAAAGCTAGTAGAGGGTTTGCTAAATGTTGGATGTTATGTTGACACCTTGGACGAGGTGCATGTCTTGTATCGTGAATACGGACGATTGACTGGATTCTCTGTTAGAAAAGGGAGGCAGTGTTATTTCTTCAACAGCACGTGTGTTCGGGCGAAGATATATTATTGTTCATGTGAGGGCTTTCCTGATAATAAGTGCTCGATCGGTAGAGTGCCTGTATGCAAGCGACAGTCGTATAGGTGCAACTGCAAGGCCAAGCTACGTGTTTGTCGAGATGATATTGAATCACCATGGAAAGTGACTATTTTTTACAATGAGCACAACCACGAGTTGCTTGATCCTAGTGAGAGTTACTTGCTTCGTTCTGCCCGCAATATGTCTCAGTCGAAGAAAACTTTACTTATAGCTTTGACATCTAGCGGAATTGGTGTGAGTCGTGCTTATCGATTTATGGAGATTGAAGCAGGTTGTCGTGCAAATGTTGGATTTTTACGCAAGGACGCGTATAATGAGTTGAACCGTGAGCGTAGGAGAATGTCCAAAGTTCCGAATGCAGATGTGAATAGGTTGCTCGAGTATTTCACGGACAAAGGATTGAGCGATCCTTCCTTTTATTGGAAGGTGAAGGTCGATGATGATGGAAGGCTGAAAAATTTGTATTTTCGTGATACACGTTGCCTTGTAGACTATCAACATTTCGGTGATGTTATTTCGGTCGACGCCACTTACAAGACTAACAAGTACGACTTGGTGTGTGTTCCTATTATCGGGATTAACCATCATCGTAGCAATGTTTTGTTTGCTATGGCTTTCTTGTCGAATGAGAAGACGGAATCATATGAATGGTTGTTTGTAACGTTTCTTGAATCCATGCATCGTAAGGAGCCGATAATCATTTTCTCCGACCAAGGCCAAGCGTTAATGAATGGGCTCGACAACACGTTTCGCCAAGCATTTCACAGGTTGTGTCAGTggcatattaataaaaatgctGGGAAGCAGTTTGGTAAGTTGAACCATAATAGAGAATTTAAGAGTTTGTGGTACCGTTGTATGAATGGTTGTGAAAACGAGATAGAGTTTGACGCTAGCTGGAATCGTATGATGGATGAGTTCAACTTATTGCAAAATTGA